The genomic DNA atttttattgaaaaaaaaacctcactgATGATAGGCTAACTGGCCTATAGGTGTTGTAGTCCCTAAGATGgacagatacagttcatcctgagGATTCACTGTTCCACGTGTATGTGTACCATTAAAACATGGTTTATAAAACCAtgacaattattattataatgattatatattattattttatattatataaatgtggtagggggtgcctgctctgtctctccttcagtTAAAGGGTTCTTGGCTTAAAGAACGTTGAAGACTCTTGGCTTAATCCATAAATCTGcttgtttctctgttttctaTTAGCAACCCAGTTGACCTGAGCAACCCTGCAATAGTGAGCACCACTCCGAAgtttcaggaacagtttcttaACTCCAGCACTATCCCTCATGAGGTGGTGCTGCATCCATGTTTGAAACAGCTACCCCAAATCTTCTTCAGGGCCATGCGGGGCATCAGCTGCTTAGTGGATGCCTTCTTAGGtaagaatgaaaatgaaaagctcAGAGTGATTGGcacctttttttcaaaagtgcAACAAAACATGTTAACTTTACTGCTCATTTTCCAATGCatgatgttttatttctttttttgatttttgaaattGAGTTGTTCCTACCTCCTAGGCAGCTACCTGCTTCAGTAGGGTAACCTGTTACATTCAACAGGCTTTTGTTAAAGGATTAGACTGCAAAGATTTTCAAAGCCTCTCCTGCAGTACATGCAAAAGAGATGTTACTttgacaacaaaataaaatcagacaTAGTGTTATTGTGATCTCAAGCAATTGTACAGTTGATGCACGTACATTTTCCTACTGTAATGAAATCAAAGGATACCGATGGGTGACTGGAGGGTAggaaaaatacattcaaaaatctaaaagaattgtttttataaaagtGTACACAGAAGTGTAAATTATAGTAATTAGGAAACTTAGTAAGTTAGTAGTGAAAATTGTAATATGCTCTGAAAGGCATTTAAACTATTAACAGCAATTCCAAGCATTTATTTCTTGTAACAGTTTTACTCCTTTCCAGTTGATATTCTGGGCAGAACTCCTGAGTAAAATCAAGACGGAGGATGTCAGTCAGTAGTCCCTGTTGAAACATTGGAATAAAAATATGTCGGTGTGATTTTTCTCTTTACACCGTAGGTGTCTCTGTTGAAAAGAGAGATGTACGGGAGAAGGTGGTCTCTTTTTGTCAAGTGCGGCCCTCTCATGGTACAGACATTAGCTGATGCATCATAAAATGAGATGGGCATATGATGGAGTCTATTTATTGGTGGTGATGGTATTAACAACTGGGCTTAGTCTTGCCGTAGCAAAATGATTGTTCTAGGCATTCCGATTAACCTACAAGATCTTCAACAAGGGGTCTGTTGCGGGTACCAAAGTAAATCAAGAAGGATAGATGACTATTGCTGATTCATCTCTAACCATTGTCTTGCATGTCTATGGATGAAAATTGTCCATGATCAATCACAGACTGTGAAGCCACTtaattttcttctctctctctcgctctctctcgctctcgctctctctcataacattagaaactggaaaaaggcttcaaatgattatatttaaccaaaacaagttctgtCCACTGGAAAAGTGGAGGAATGAAAATGTGTGTCTTGTTTGCTAATCAAAAATCTTTTTACTCCCTTGCTATGGGTGGAAGAACACTAAATTTAGTCCCAGCTCATTTTACCTTTCTGCCAACAGGTATTTCACGTCCCAGAGCTGACAGTGCCCCGCCCACCCCAGTCAACAGAATGAGCATGTCTCCACCCCCCTCCATCACCAACACCACCCCCCCTCACAGCCGCAAGCAACGGCATACAGTGGTcaccaaaacaacaagcaagAGTTCAACTGTAAGTTCAAGTGttacattaacataaaaatatagtAAGTGCAGAGTTGGAAAAAATTAtggtctgttttattttaattttgttatcCTATAACATTGTTTGAAGACAATCTATAAACAGAGCAGGGCTGATTATAAAGCTACACTCGCCGAGACTTTTACAGAAGAATACACTACACTTGTCAAGGTCAGTGTGTGGATCACCTTTCctgccatttgttttttactattTAAGTGAAGAAATCTCAACAAATCTTCTTTTTACCTGACCTTTGCTGTGTGTGATCTGTTAGTTAATTAGAGCCGTGGTTTTGCAATCTGAATTTAACATGATCATGCATGGTTTTGTGTCATCCCGGCTTGATTACGGCAACTCCGTTTTCCCCTGTCTCAACAAGTCGTCCCAGGACCGTTTACAACTGGTCTAGAACTCGGCTGCAAGGCTGTTGAGCAGGTCCAGCAGGATGTCACACATCACTCCTGTTTTCTCCTTGTTACGTTGGCTTCCAATCAAGTTCAGGATCCAGTTTAAAGTTCTTGTTCTTACATAAAAAGCATTGCATGGTCAGGCACCTGTTTATATATCTGACCTGCTCCATCCATCTATTACGGTCACTCAAGTCTTAAAACCAGGGATTACTGGTGGTCCCACGCACTTGTATGAAAACTAAAGCTGACCGTTTCTTTCAAGTGGTCGCTCTGACTCTGTGGAGCGCCCTTTCTATTGACTTATGTTAcgcttttaaaaagcagctgaagacacaCTTGTTTCAACTCGCTTTTGTCTCATATTTGTAATTTCGGGATTTTAGTCTTTTAATCTTTTACCTTTATTGgtattatattttgtgtttgcttgtttattttctgttttggatCCTACtctattaaaaagaaaaatgtttattgtgtgaagcactttgtgaatCTGTAAAAGGTGCTTTATCAAATAAATTATTAGTTACACTAGTCATGTTGTCAACAGCCTAATCAGATATCTTCCTATATCCCTTCCCACCCTGCAGAGCAGTGGTATTCAACCAACCAAAGCAtcccagcagcaacagcagcagcaacaaactTCATCCTCCCCGACCCTGCTTTCCAGCCCCAACCAGAGCAGTTGGGAGACTCGGCCCTTGCCGGCCCCAGCGCGGCCAAAGGTCAACAGCATCCTCAATCTATTCGGCCAGTGGCTGTTCGACGCTGCACTGGTCCATTGTAAGCTCCACAGCGGCCTCAGCCGAGACCCCAGCATGACCGGTAAGAAGTGGGGCGATGGTTAATAGAATTTTCTTTTATGCATGGGCAGGTAGGTGTTTTGTTGCTGTTCATAAGTACGTGTTTTTTGTggagttatgttttttttggtgttatttttttactgtatgtcGTTGGGatatcctttttgttttttcacctttttctctAAAACTTCTTTGTGCCCTTCTGTGTGTGGGGGGCTTGGTTAGAAGTGGCCTGGTATGAGATTTCCATCGGATTCTAATCCATTTACATCTACCAACTATATAAACCTAGCTAAAACTGCATATAGACTATAATCATATGTTAAGGACTTCATACAGCCATTTTATTGATAAAATCATCGCCAGAGGGGTCAATGACAGCacataaaaatactttaaaaatttggctggtcattggctctccatttgttttctcttttgggtGTAGTGTTCTGCACGTGTCTACCATGTCTGATTAATGTTAAGAGTTGTTATGGGTCAAAAGTCATGTATTGaggagaacaaaaaaacacacacacaattcatgCCTGATATGAATTGATCCCAACATATTGGATCTGCTTTGATTTTGTGTCTCTCCACTATTTCTGTTATCTTGCAGCCTCTTTTATCCAAATTCTCCTTTCTTATAAATCTTGTAAGTAGGAACAGCAGCTTTTTTTCCTCACTTAATTTGCGTTTCTTGACAAGTCTTCCTGCTTTTTAGTTAAGTTCCTCATGATCATCGCCATTATCGTCATTTTCTGTTCCCACTGCTTGTCATATATAAAAGTTCACCAGCGTTCTCTCAGCGTTTCTCCAAAGGTGATGGAATGGGTTTCACCAACTGACCACTTGTCTCAACCATAACGTTGCCAGTTTGTGACAACGCAACCCTGTTTTAAGTTCCCATTGTTCTTTTCCCTTGGGTCACACTAATCcttattatttagtttatttatttaccccCCTCAAGTTAAgcttttatgttgttgttttttatcattTCCCTTTGTATTGTCAGTTCACTTGAGTTTTGATTTTACTGGTTTGGTGCCTCAGTGCATGAAGTGAATGTTCTCTACTTTGATTGACAGTCATATAATTGCAACAGTGAGGGAGCTGACATAGGGATTTTGCCTTGTGATCTTGCAGCTGAAACATTTTATTACTAGCACACTACACTTGGTCATACTTTGTACCAGTGATAGGTAGAACCTCTGTGGCAAAATCTTTGTGTCTCAGTTCCCTTTGTGCTTTTAAATGTGAGCGTGTGTTTGCAGTCATTGaagtctttgttttctcttgttgtgattatgttgtgATCTTGTAGCGATTAAATATCTgctttgattcttttttttaactttctttttttttactgttttcttttattttagtgTGCATATAGTAGCTGCATTTCGATGTTTGCTTGTTATTCAGTCATGCATGTATACTACTGACCAAATTACAACTCAGGGTCCTTTCATTCTCTGTCTTTTTGCACTCTCTACAGCAATAGCCACTCAAGTAGGTCTGGAGCTAAGGAGGAAGGGATCCCAAATGTCCACTGACTCCATGGTGTCCAACCCCATGTTTGACGCCAACGAGTTCCCAGAGAGTTACGAGGCAGGACGAGCTGAGGCCTGCGGGACTCTCTGCCGCATCTACTGTAGCAAGAAAACTGGAGAAGATATTTTGCCTGTATACCTGTCCAGGTAACTTAGTCAAGagttttatattttatcatgacaattttttttatgaaagcaaCAACCTAACTGTGGACATGGTTTTAGTCTCAttgaatattttgttttgttttgtttttgtaactttttttaaactataattATCCTTTCTCTTCCTGGTAGGTTCTACATGGTCCTGATTCAGGGTCTCCAGATCTCTGATTTTATCTGCAGACCAGTTCTGGCTTCTATCATTCTCAACTCGTCCTCTCTCTTCTGTACTGACCTAAAGGGAATCAATGTGGTGGTGCCCTACTTCATAGCTGCCCTGGAGACTATTGTACCAGACAGGTTAGACTGGTTTGGGATTGGTTACCATTTAATTAACAGCTTGTGTTTACTGGATAACATTGTCCGATCATATGATTTTAGTGAGATTTATCTTTATAGGTTTTAAGAATATATCTTGAAGTACATACACGAGATGCGTTTTTCTTTAACAGGGAGCTGTCCAAATTCAAGATGTATGTTAATCCTACCGATCTGAGGAGAGCCTCTATAAACATCCTGCTTGCCATGCTGTCATTGCCACATCATTTTGGCAACATCAAATCAGAGGTAACAGCTTtggtatcttttttttttttttatctaccaCTTAAGTGCAGCATTTAGTATGTTTTTGGGTTTGCAGTGTGTGAAATGAATCATATATTGTCATTGCAGCTTATGTGAAATCCTTGTCGAAACATTTCAGTAGTACAGTTCCGTACCATAAAGCCACATGTAGGTAAAAACCCATTCGCTGGGTTCTTTACCATGTTGCTGTTGTGCTTTAGGTTCTATTGGAAGGAAAGTTCAATGAGGAGGATGGGTGGCCTCATGACCAGCCTGTGTCTTTCCTGTCCCTGAGGCTACGTCTTGTCAATGTCCTCATAGGAGCACTTCAGACTGAGActgacaccaccaacacacagctCATCCTGGGTATCTACTGGCTTCTTCATTTCTTAATGATCTGATTAGTTAAACCATGTTTTGACTGTGTTGGAGTCTATTATTCTATGTATTGTTTAATTATTGAACACCCTCCTCTCTCAGGTGCAATGCTAAATATTGTTCAAGACTCGGCACTGTTGGAGTCCATAGGTGCACAGACTGAAACAGTAAGACTCAGATCACTGCTGTTATCTAATGATGAACCATTAACATTTTATAATGCTAGAAGCAGAGTGATGCACTAGACATCAATATTGCTTTGTTTCTGTGGTTGTAGGGGAGTGTTGATGGGAGCCACATGACTGTGAGAAGTCAAAGTCACAGCCGTACTAACAGTGGCATTAGTTTCACCAGTGGGGGAAGCACGGAGGCCACCAGCCCAGACTCTGAGCGTCCTGCCCAGGCCCTGCTTCGAGACTACGGTAAGACACACAGCTTCTCCGTATAAACTAATATCCTTGTGCTCGCTGAAATAACACAGTGGTGCCAGCTTTGGTCAGATTGTGCATAACATGCTGGAactttatttcctgtgataagtACCTTCTTTCTGAACAATGCAAAACTAATTGAATTTAACACGTTTGTTCTTTATAGCTAACGTGGTTAAAGTGGTATTCAGAGTTAAGAAGCGTTGGGTAAAATGTCTTTGTAGGTGAAACCAAGTTATTTGCTGTGATGCTGTGGCACTGTTATGTATGAAGTGCCTGCTGACTTCATAATTCTCTCTGATTGATTGGTTGCCTAATCAAAGTCCTTTCAAAgactttgtcttttctttactTGGGCTGAGCGATGTTTAGAAACAATAGCCActctcatttcatttttccCTCAAGTTTATATCTACTTTCACTAAACACTGGGCTGCTTATCGGCAACTTTGTCTAACAGGAAATGGGAGTGTGGGTTCCTGTGGGACAGGACGGTGACATTGTGTTGTGAGGCTCAGTACTGGACAGTAAAAACAAGACTTCAGAGTGGGTAGAGGTCTGGAGACAGCTGTTATATACGCTACCCTACTTTGACTGCTTTGTTTCTGGCAGAGGTTGCAAACCCATTCTACCACCACACCAAATTCCATTCTCAAATTAACACTTTGGagcttcttttctttaaagtttCTTTAATATGTAAAGGAACAGAAAGAATATTTATCAGTTACTTCAAAATCCACATGCACCGTTCTTCATATTCTATGGTCTACCTCAGCTAAAAACCCAGAATCCCTCAGTATGTTAGCATCTCACTACTGAGCTTTTTAATTAGTTCAGTCTAGTTTGATTAAATCAtacataacattttattttcgtTCAAAATCAAAACTCTATCGCTCAGCCCTATTTATTCAGCAATTTATTTACTCTCTATATTTTAGTCTATCTGAATTTCTCTAAACATTGTGTGCTGTACTTCTTTTAAACTCAGTTCTAATGCATGTTTTTAATACCATATAATTAATAACTCTGTATCCAGAACGTTTTATCCTGTTGTCCTGCATACCTTAGCTGTTTTGCCTGAATCATGCTTTGCTCTATTCTTTGCGGTGTTTGGTATTTTGGGGTGTTATATGGTCTAGCTCTTCCAGATACGGCGGCAGGCCTGCTGGTGCGCAGCATTCACCTGGTCACTCAGAGACTCAACTCCCAGTGGAGGCAAGACATGAGCATTTCACTGGCTGCCTTGGAGCTGCTGGCTGGGCTCGCCAAGGTAAAGGTACAATGTCCAAACATCAAAGAGACTCAGTGTAACAATCTACAATCATTACCAGCTGGCCAGGCCATGGTGAGACTGTTGTATGTCTTTCACTCATACCTCAACCAGCAGAAGCCTTTGCATTGCTCTATAACAACAACAGCAAGAACAACTCTATCACTTTACCACAGCTGTTTTGACCAATGTTTACAGAAAAACCTCTATTCAAGTTAACTGGTGCACCTGCTATGAGATGTTTCAGTTTCTAAATAAGGTTACATTAGTTAAATAGACAGTAATTGgctataaaatgtaaatatctgACACTTTGAGAGTGCTGAGGAGCAGAGAAAGAAGAGGCAAAGGTAACAGAGGTTTCATAGAGATTATTGAAATGACATACTGCTGGTTCTGtaactttaaaactttttagTAATATTTTGCAAATAGTCAAGTGTGTCTTAATTGAGTAAAACAACCAATCACTTATGCACCCAAGCCTACAGAAAAAGTGCACAAAATTGTTTTGTAATCTAGCTcatgtaatacatttttctgtatttgttgtatATGTCTTAACCAGGTAAAGGTGGGAGTGGACTCTTCAGACCGTAAACGTGCTGTCAGCTCTATATGTGGGTACATCGTGTACCAGTGTAGCCGTCCTGCTCCTCTTCAGTCCCGAGACCTCCACTCCATGATTGTAGCTGCCTTCcagtttctctgtgtgtggctCACAGAACACCCTGACATGCTGGATGAGAAGGTAAGTTTAAAGACTGAACTAAGATTTCCTTCAGATATTTTGTTTGGTCATAGAGGAATAGAATTATATTGTAAAATTCACCTTCTACCAAGAACGTGTAGAAAACTGCATAACTTCGCCATTTCTCTTAGATACAATATTTACTCTGAATTTTATTGGCAATTGTGTTTAAGTCTTAGCCTCATTTAtgtgaaagagaaatatgcACTCTTGCTCTGAGATTCAATCCCCaacctctttttcttttggatCAGGATTGTTTGGTAGAGGTGTTGGAGATTGTAGAGCTGGGAATCTCTGGCAGCAAGTCCCGACAGGAACAGGAAGTCCGACACAAAGGGGAGAAGGAGCACAACCCAGCTTCAATGAGGGTTAAGGACGCTGCTGAGGCAACTTTGTCCTGGTGAGGTTCCAAAAACGTTTCTTCAGTATGGACCTGAAACTACAGTTTGGTGATATAGTTTGGTGACAGCAGTTTATGACAACGACACAGAAGAGAACAGTGCTTATGGAAAGTATTCACAGCGCTTCACTTTTTCCCACATTCTGTTAATTAACAGCCTTATTCCAAAAtggattacatttatttttccctCAAAATTCTACACATGATACCCCATAATGacaattaaaataaagtttgtttgagatttttgcaaatttaataaaaattcaaaaacaaagaaatcacAGCCTTAGCAATCAAGCTCAAAATTGAGTTTAGGTACATTCCGTTTCCACTGATCATCCTATTGGAGACCACCTGTGGTAAATACAGTTGATTGGACATGATTTGGAAAGGCACAGGTCCCACAGTTAACCGTGCTTGTCAGATCACTAAACAAGCAGAAGTTGAAGGAACTGTCTGTAGACTCAAGGCACAGATCTGAGGGAGCGTATAGaaacatttctgctgctttaaaggtcccaatGATCACAGTGGTTTCCATCATCCGTAAATGGAAGAAGTTTAAAACCACCAGAACTCTTACTAGAGCTGGTTGTCCCTCTAAACTAAGTGATCGAGGGAAGAAGGGCTTTAGTTAGAGAAGTGACCAATAACCCGATGGTCACTCATGACAGAGCTCCAGGGTTCCTCTGTGGAGAGAGGGGAATCTTCCAGAAGGACGACCATCGTTGCTGAACTCCACCAATCAGGCCTGTATGGTAGATTGTCCAGACGGAAGCCACTTAGTAAAAGGCACATTGCGGCTTCAGGACAACTCTGTAAATGTCCTAAAGTGTCCCAGCCAGAGCCCAGACTTGAATCCCCTTGAACATCTCTGCAAGGATCTGAAAATAGCTGTGCACCAACGCTCCCCATACAACCTGATGGAGCTCGAGAGGTTCTGTAAAGAGGAATGGTGAAACTGGACAAAGATAGGTCTGCCAAGCTTGTGGCTTCAAATTCCAAAAGACTTGAGGCAGTAATTTCTGTCAAAGGTGCCACAACAAAGTATTGAGCAAAAGCTGTGAATActtttattatactttttattatATGTTTTCGTTCTTTATTTCTAATGAAtttgcaaacatttaaaaaaaaaaatgtcatgttgtCATTATGGGGTATTTTGTGTAGaattgaggaaaaaaatgaattcaatCAATTTTGCAATAAGGCTGTAACATTCTAAATTACTCAAACATCAGTCTGTCTGTTACCAGAGAGCAGCCACTTCTAGACATGGTTATTTCTggatattttcacaaaaaagaaaaagttacaacAAAGTTGACTAATCAAAGTcaacaataaaatgttattagCCATGCATTTGAATATCACCTTTACAATATTGTTGACTCCAGAAGGAATtttgtaatttggttaaaatgcACAGTATGTCTTAGTCATTATACTAAGTTATGTaattgttcttcttcttttttttttttttttttttacttctgatGAAATGAACCAGTTTCCCCAGATTTTCTGCTGAACCTCCACACAGCATTAATACAACTATTAGGCAGTAAAACGGCCTTGTCCGTATTGACCTTGTTTGCTGTTTCCCAGTATCATGCAGGTGTTGGGGGCCTTCCCTTCTCCCAGCGGGCCTGCCTCCACCTGCAGCCTGCTGAATGAAGACACCCTGATTCGGTTTGCCAGACTCGGTGCCACAGGAGCCAGCAACTTCCGCTACTTTGTCCTGGACAACTCAGTCATCCTCGCCATGCTGGAGCAACCTCTCGGCAATGAGCAGAGTCAGTAGCTCATCATCTGTCCTCTGACCTAATACCAGTTTATTGAGATATTAACAATGATTAAGATGTTACTaagttcattttaaatgtacaaGTAGTACCTGTATCACCCGCCTTGTACCAAGCACCGtgaaagtaaattaaattaCCTGCAGGCCACCCTGTTTCTCCATAAATGAGAGCATCTCTGTCCTCACAGACCCTAGTCCATCAGTGACCGTCTTGATACGCGGGACGGCTGGCAGACATGCCTGGACCATGCAGCTTTTCCACCAGCCCAGAGGAGCTTGGGCCAATCAGAGGGTAAGATCACACTAGTTTACTGCATCATAAAAGACAACAATGCCAAAACAGTAGCACTTCAGAAATGTTGTTAAAATGGCATGCTAGAGTCTTGCTTTTGTATAATCTCCCGATCTTTTTAGTTTATAATGGAACTATGCTCCATATCTGTCTACTTTTCTCCCTTTACAGCAGGTGTTTGTTCCAGAGGGCCGTCCAACACCCAACAATGGGGTGGGTATCAAGTACAACGTCAAGCAGAGGCCCTTCCCTGAAGAGGTGGATAAGATACCTCTTGTCAAAGCTGATGTCAGTATTCCTGACTTGGATGACATTGTCAGTAAAGAGGTGAGATTGACATCCTGTTGAACCCTACCACCATATGACTCATTACAAATGAAATGATTTTACCTTGGGCACAAGCCAAAACAAGATGGTTGTTGTCATGGCTAAAATACAGCCACGCAATAACTAAATTTACTCATATTTGCTATTATACAAATTCAGGTGTGTTGTATGGGCTGGCAGGAGGATTCGAGAGCCACAAATGCACTGATGAGTAATTTCCCCAACGTGAGTTGTTGAATAGATGAAATTCCACTTGGGTGTCTCTTGGAAAAAAGGGTTAAATCCTCTGGTTTGTTGGAAAACACAAGGATCTTAGATGATGTGCGGTTTCTCAATCCAATGCAATACCCTTCAAATAATATGTAGCATTCAAACCATAACCACAATCGGAAAAATGGCCGCTGAACAGAATCAACACCACTCTGACACGATGTTAAGAAAGTGAACattatagctttaaaaaaaattgaacttGTTGAAGAGCTGTTGTACTGGATTGTATTAGATTGTACAGGTTTTGCTAATACAATGGTTTCTCCAGTTAAGTGTTTTAAAGCACTGGTGCACACTACTGACTCTTTTCACATCAACTTCGGAAGTTGACATCTCAGTATTTGGACTGTGGGATGTGGTCGTTGTGGGTTAAGGCTGAATTCATGCAGTTGAGTGCCATTCATTAGCCAACCCTCTTAAAATTGCCCTATTCCCTTCTTCTTTTCAGCTGGAACTTCAGCATGACAAGCTTCGTATTCTGATGACCAAGCAGATAGAGTATGAGAACGCCTTGGAGCGGCACAGTGAGGAGCTCTGGAAGTCCAAGCTTTACCCTGATCCACGGACCGACTGCAAACCCCCTCCACCCGCGCAGGAGTTCCAGACAGCACGCCTCTTCCTCTCCCACTTTGGCTTTCTGTCTCTGGAGGCGCTCAAGGTTGGTATCATTTGTCTGATCGTGACCGATGAGAAAGTCTCTTGGATTAAAGTTGCGAAAATCATTTTCTGCCAAATTCAGATATTAAATAAGTCCTTTAGCTACTTATACCTAACTTTAATTGGTACTTTTGCGATGTGATTCAATTTAAAGATAATTTGTATGATGTATAACATTTTGTAGcctgttttcaaaatgtatatttgtcaCAAGAGGTTGTATGCTGTAACGTTTGAGGGAATTTAATCATTGCGTGGGCGCCTAGAGCCAAATAATGCATCCACCTCCAAGTGTCTAAGCAACTTCACGACGTCATCAAaaagtcaatgttttgattGAGAAACCTCTGTAGAGACACCTAGCTGCAAAAAAAATTACGTATTGTACATTAAGGTCTGGGGAATGAATGATGCAAAAAAGTTATATTGATAATTATGATGTAATGTGTAAAGTATTAATGAGATATTAATATTGTTAATATagaatgtgtgtatatttgtttattattgaCAGGAGCCCAACAACAGCCGTCTACCTCCTCATCTGATTGGCCTGGAGTCATCCTTGCCAGGGTTTTTTGATGACATAAGCTACCTGGACCTGCTTCCCTGCCGACCATTTgacactgtctttattttctatgTGAGGGCTGGACAGAAAAGCAGCCCTGAGGTAAGGGAACTTGCAACAGATTTTGTAAAACAGTATACCGTTTAACGATTGACACGTTTGGCTTGTATTTTAAATGGAATAAAATGGCTTGAATTTAACATACAGATCTTGACCTTAAGATGTGTAGAATAATCTTTAAATAAGAATGGATGTGTGCTTGGGGTGATTAGATCCTGAGGAATGTGGAGTCATCGTCCAGTGTCCAGCCCCACTTCTTGGAGTTCCTGATGTCCTTGGGCTGGCCTGTGGACGTGGGACGCCACCCAGGGTGGACAGGACACCTGGATACCAGCTGGACCCTCAACTCGTGCTCCGACAGCAATGATATACAACAAACAGGTAAGCTACGAAGCTAACTACTGCATNNNNNNNNNNAAAGATTTTGGAGGAATGCAGATCATTGCATCTGTTATTTATCTATACGTTGGATATTGTTTCTcctatttttttcaatgtagaGGACGCAGCTACTCCGGAGGACACAGGAGGTTCAGTGTTCAACGGGGAGAAGAAAGTTTTATACTATGCTGATGCTCTAACAGAGATTGCCTTTGTTGTTCCATCTTTAACAGAAAATTCTGGTTAGTCATCACTACTTTAAATATGGGTTGatagatattatatatgatGAAAACCCAATCGGGGATTCAGGGGTGACAGAGTTGCCATTTGTTCTTTGTTGTTTCCCAGAGGAGTCATCAGTGCACAGTGACTCCACAGTGGAGGCTGACGCTAACACAGACGTCATGCCTGGTTTACACAAACAACCCAATCTCACACTGGAGCTGTTCCCCAACCATTCTGAAAACTTGGAATCTGCCAAAAAGGTAAATTTGGCTTATGTTGGTGCACTGATTAGGATTTATAAGTGTTTTATATAGCGTTTGCTTAAACTCGCTGTGGATTGTGTTATTTCTGCAGCTAAGTCCTTTGGTAAAGACGAAGAGATCATCAACTGGAAAGTCTTTCCCAGCATTGGGTCCTGAGACAAAGGTGTTTGTGGTCTGGGTGGAGCGCTTTGACGATATCGGTAGGCACATCATGTCATGTAATTTGAGAAAGATAGATTCTATTCCGTTTATTTTTGTAGCATGTTC from Etheostoma spectabile isolate EspeVRDwgs_2016 chromosome 7, UIUC_Espe_1.0, whole genome shotgun sequence includes the following:
- the ralgapb gene encoding ral GTPase-activating protein subunit beta isoform X12 — protein: MYSEWRSLQLVVQSDQGHLSVLHTYPTSVGTEVANAVVKPLGTAVSPVATENILKTDKEVKWTMEVLCYGLTLPLEGDTVKLCVDVYTDWMMALVSPRDSMPQPVVKEPNMYVQTILKHLYNVFVPRPDHHSLNHIRLCQQVLTAVQKLARESVSMVRETWEVLLLFLLRINDTLLAAPTVGVGVAEKLAEKLMAVLFEVWLLACARCFPTPPYWKTAREMLANWRHHPPVVEQWSRVACALTSRLLRFTHGPSFPPFKVPDEDASLIPLEMDNDCVAQTWYRFLHMLSNPVDLSNPAIVSTTPKFQEQFLNSSTIPHEVVLHPCLKQLPQIFFRAMRGISCLVDAFLGISRPRADSAPPTPVNRMSMSPPPSITNTTPPHSRKQRHTVVTKTTSKSSTSSGIQPTKASQQQQQQQQTSSSPTLLSSPNQSSWETRPLPAPARPKVNSILNLFGQWLFDAALVHCKLHSGLSRDPSMTAIATQVGLELRRKGSQMSTDSMVSNPMFDANEFPESYEAGRAEACGTLCRIYCSKKTGEDILPVYLSRFYMVLIQGLQISDFICRPVLASIILNSSSLFCTDLKGINVVVPYFIAALETIVPDRELSKFKMYVNPTDLRRASINILLAMLSLPHHFGNIKSEVLLEGKFNEEDGWPHDQPVSFLSLRLRLVNVLIGALQTETDTTNTQLILGAMLNIVQDSALLESIGAQTETGSVDGSHMTVRSQSHSRTNSGISFTSGGSTEATSPDSERPAQALLRDYALPDTAAGLLVRSIHLVTQRLNSQWRQDMSISLAALELLAGLAKVKVGVDSSDRKRAVSSICGYIVYQCSRPAPLQSRDLHSMIVAAFQFLCVWLTEHPDMLDEKDCLVEVLEIVELGISGSKSRQEQEVRHKGEKEHNPASMRVKDAAEATLSCIMQVLGAFPSPSGPASTCSLLNEDTLIRFARLGATGASNFRYFVLDNSVILAMLEQPLGNEQNPSPSVTVLIRGTAGRHAWTMQLFHQPRGAWANQRVFVPEGRPTPNNGVGIKYNVKQRPFPEEVDKIPLVKADVSIPDLDDIVSKELELQHDKLRILMTKQIEYENALERHSEELWKSKLYPDPRTDCKPPPPAQEFQTARLFLSHFGFLSLEALKEPNNSRLPPHLIGLESSLPGFFDDISYLDLLPCRPFDTVFIFYVRAGQKSSPEILRNVESSSSVQPHFLEFLMSLGWPVDVGRHPGWTGHLDTSWTLNSCSDSNDIQQTEDAATPEDTGGSVFNGEKKVLYYADALTEIAFVVPSLTENSEESSVHSDSTVEADANTDVMPGLHKQPNLTLELFPNHSENLESAKKLSPLVKTKRSSTGKSFPALGPETKVFVVWVERFDDIENFPLSDLLAETSTGLEASMSNSTSCRSGLLEKDVPLIFIHPLKTGLFRIRLHGAVGKFGMVNPLVDGMVVSRRALGFLVRQTVINVCRRKRLESDLYNPPHVRRKQKITEIVQRYRNKQLEPEFYTSLFHEVGEGKLHL